From a single Mycolicibacterium mengxianglii genomic region:
- a CDS encoding cytochrome c oxidase subunit 4, whose translation MHIEARLFEILTAFFVLAAIVYGVLTSLYGGGGIEWAGTTALVLTAGLSLIIGTFFRFVARRLDTRPEDYEDAEISDGAGELGFFSPHSWWPILIALSFSTAAVGAALWLPWLLVAGIVFVLTAAGGLVFEYYWGPEKH comes from the coding sequence ATGCATATCGAAGCCAGGCTGTTCGAGATCCTGACCGCGTTCTTCGTCCTCGCCGCAATCGTCTACGGCGTACTCACCTCGCTGTACGGCGGCGGCGGCATCGAATGGGCCGGCACCACCGCACTGGTGCTCACCGCGGGGTTGTCGTTGATCATCGGCACCTTCTTCCGCTTCGTGGCCCGTCGTCTCGACACCCGGCCCGAGGACTACGAGGATGCCGAGATCAGCGACGGCGCCGGGGAACTCGGCTTCTTCAGCCCCCACAGCTGGTGGCCCATCCTGATCGCGCTGTCCTTCTCGACGGCTGCCGTCGGTGCCGCCCTGTGGCTGCCCTGGCTGCTGGTCGCGGGCATCGTGTTCGTGCTGACAGCCGCCGGTGGTCTGGTCTTCGAGTACTACTGGGGTCCCGAGAAGCACTGA
- the ctaC gene encoding aa3-type cytochrome oxidase subunit II encodes MAVTLGALAVVLSGCSVTEALALGWPKGITPEAHLNRELWIGSVAASLVVGVIVWGLLFWTAVFHRKKATDTELPRQFGYNMPLELVLTVIPFLIISVLFYFTVVVQETMLAKEPNPEVVVDVTAFQWNWKFGYQKIAFADGTMNVDGADPARKEAMTSKPGGEQEHLEGGHAEVGAINGLNPEDRTYLNFDKVETLGTSDEIPVLVLPSGKRIEFQIASADVIHGFWVPEFLFKRDVIPNPEANNSDNIFQISEITQTGAFVGRCTEMCGTYHAMMQFEVRVVEPNDFKAYMQYRMDRPEATNAEALQSIGQEPLATTTRPFDSRRGEQAPPVRN; translated from the coding sequence ATGGCGGTCACGTTAGGTGCGCTCGCAGTCGTACTCAGTGGCTGTAGCGTCACCGAGGCGTTGGCGCTCGGCTGGCCCAAGGGCATCACCCCGGAAGCTCATCTCAACCGTGAGCTCTGGATCGGTTCGGTAGCGGCATCGCTGGTCGTCGGCGTGATCGTCTGGGGTCTGCTGTTCTGGACCGCGGTGTTCCACCGGAAGAAGGCCACCGACACCGAGCTGCCGCGCCAGTTCGGCTACAACATGCCGCTGGAGCTGGTCCTGACGGTGATCCCGTTCCTGATCATCTCGGTGCTCTTCTACTTCACCGTGGTGGTGCAGGAGACGATGCTGGCCAAGGAGCCCAACCCCGAGGTCGTCGTCGACGTCACCGCTTTCCAGTGGAACTGGAAGTTCGGTTACCAGAAGATCGCGTTCGCCGACGGCACGATGAACGTCGACGGTGCCGATCCGGCGCGCAAAGAGGCCATGACCTCCAAGCCCGGCGGCGAGCAGGAGCACCTCGAGGGCGGGCACGCCGAGGTCGGGGCCATCAACGGCCTCAACCCCGAGGACCGCACCTACCTGAACTTCGACAAGGTGGAGACGCTCGGCACGAGCGACGAGATTCCGGTACTGGTGCTGCCGTCGGGCAAGCGCATCGAGTTCCAGATCGCCTCCGCCGACGTCATCCACGGTTTCTGGGTGCCGGAGTTCCTCTTCAAGCGGGACGTCATCCCGAACCCGGAGGCCAACAACTCCGACAATATTTTCCAGATCAGTGAGATCACCCAGACCGGAGCCTTTGTCGGGCGGTGCACGGAGATGTGCGGCACTTACCACGCGATGATGCAGTTCGAGGTTCGCGTCGTGGAGCCCAACGATTTCAAGGCCTATATGCAGTACCGGATGGACCGGCCGGAGGCCACCAACGCCGAGGCGCTGCAGTCGATCGGGCAGGAGCCGTTGGCGACCACCACCCGGCCGTTCGACAGCCGCCGTGGCGAGCAGGCTCCACCGGTTCGGAACTGA